A genomic region of Saccopteryx bilineata isolate mSacBil1 chromosome 1, mSacBil1_pri_phased_curated, whole genome shotgun sequence contains the following coding sequences:
- the LOC136320689 gene encoding calcitonin gene-related peptide 2-like, which yields MGFWKYSPFLALGILVLYQAGVLQAASLRALLETRIDPASLEEDELCIILAAMVKEYVQKKISDAEREREQETEDEIVTPQKRACNTATCVTSKLASLLSRSGGIMKTNFMPTYVGSKAFGRRRRDLRE from the exons ATGGGCTTCTGGAAATACTCCCCCTTCCTGGCTCTTGGCATCTTGGTGCTGTACCAGGCAGGAGTCCTCCAGGCAGCATCGCTGAG GGCGCTCTTGGAGACCCGCATTGATCCTGCTTCACTTGAAGAGGACGAGTTGTGCATCATCCTGGCTGCGATGGTGAAAGAGTATGTGCAGAAGAAGATCAGTGATGCGGAGCGGGAGCGGGAGCAGGAGACTGAGGATGAAAT TGTCACTCCCCAGAAGAGAGCCTGCAACACTGCCACCTGTGTGACCAGTAAGCTGGCAAGCTTGCTGAGCAGGTCTGGGGGCATAATGAAGACCAACTTTATGCCAACCTACGTGGGCTCCAAAGCCTTTGGCCGTCGCCGCAGGGACCTTCGTGAATAA